Part of the Paenibacillus aurantius genome, CCAGAGCAAGGATTTTCTGACCTGCCAGCGCATGATCGAATACATGAAGCAGCATCTCGGCGAACCGATCGGCATTCCGGAAATTGCCGACGAGGCGGGCATCAGCGGATCGCTTGCCAGCCAGCTGTTCAAGCAGGAGACGGGGGAAACGATCTATAACTACCTGACCCGTCTGCGCATGGAGAAAGCGGCGGAGCTTCTGCTTAAGACCGAGTCCAAAATATCGGACATCGCCCTGATGGTCGGGTACCAGCATGAAAACAGCTTTATCCGAAGCTTCCGCAAATTCAAGGACATTACCCCGGGGAAATACCGGGACATGATGAGGACCCGCATGGATGCGATGCTCGAATAAGAGCCGGAAGAAACCCGGCGGAACGACTAGGAGGAACCATGGACAGACGACGAATTGTAACGCGGCATAACCCCGAGCTTACCAAATGGGACCCTTTGTCTCCCTTCTCGACAGGTAACGGGGAATTTGCCTTCAGTGCCGACATTACCGGCCTGCAGTCGTTTCCGGAGCAGTACGACGTCCCGCTCGGCACCCAGTCCAATTGGGGCTGGCATTACACGGGCGGAAGGGACCGGTATGAGTACCACGACGCCGAGTTCCAGCCGTTTGAAACACATGGCCGGCTCGTGGGGTATCCCATGAAGCCGGGGGAGAAGGCGGAAGCCTATCACTGGCTGCGGATGAATCCCCACCGGCTTCAGCTCGGGCGGCTTTCGTTTCGCTTTCTAAGGGAATCGGGAGAGGCAGCCGAGGCAGCCGATGTAGCCTCCATCCGCCAGCAGCTGGATCTATGGTCGGGTGTCCTGACCAGTGAATACACGGTCGAAGGAGTTCCCGTCCAGGTGATAACGGCGTGCCATCCCTCTCTTGATGCGATAGGCGTCCGGGTGAAATCGAAGCTGATCGGCACGGGAAGGCTGCAGGTGTTTATCCGGTTTCCCGCTCCGGATATGACGAACACGGGTTGGGCCAAATCGGTGTTTCCCGATTGGGGGAACGACGACCGCCACGAAACTAATCTTCTGGAAGACGGCGGTCAGGAAGCGCTTCTGGAGCGGACCATGGACGAGGACCGCTATGAGGTGCGCTGGAGCTGGAGCTCCGGCAGGCTCGAGCGCACGGGTCCCCACGAGTTTACCCTTTTCCACATGTCAGAGCAGGGGGAAACGTTGGAATTTTGCGTCGGGTTCGCCCCCCAATCCCCGCGGACCGCACCGGTGGATGAGGTGATAGCCGCCAGCGCCGCCCATTGGGAAGCGTTCTGGCAGAACGGGGCGGCCGTCGATTTCTCAGGCAGCCCGGATCCGAGAGCCTATGAGCTCGAACGCCGGGTCGTGCTCTCCCAATTTCTATGCGCGATGCACAGCGGAGGCTCCCTTCCGCCACAGGAAACCGGCCTGATGTACAACAGCTGGTTCGGCAAAAGCCACCTGGAAATGCACTGGTGGCACGCCGCTCACTTCCCGCTCTGGGGAAGGAAGGAGCTTCTGCTGAAGAGCATGGACTGGTATACCCGCATCCTGCCCGTGGCCCGGGAGCTTGCGGCGGAGCAGGGCTATGAGGGCGCCCGCTGGCCCAAAATGGTCGATTTCGAAGGCAAGCACTGCCCGTCTCCCGTCGCCCCGGGCTTGATCTGGCAGCAGCCGCATCCGATCGCCCTCGCCGAGCTGTGCTACAAAGCGAATCCGACCCGGGAGTTACTGGAACGCTTTCGCGAGATCGTGTATGCCTCGGCGGACTTTATGGTCTCTTATGCCCATTGGGATGAAGAAAAGAAGGTGTATGATCTGGGGCCGCCGCTCATTCCCGCCCAGGAATGCCACCCGCTCGCCGGCAGCAAAAACCCTCCCTATGAGCTCGAATATTGGAAATACGGGCTGGAGACCGCCATCCGCTGGGCGGAGCGGCTTCAAGAAGAGCCTCCTTCCTCCTGGGGGGAAGTGGCCGGCGCTATGGCGGAGCCTCCTCATGCCGATGGAGTCTACCTTGCTCACGAGTGGTGCCCGGATACGTTTACCGCCAAAAACCATGACCATCCCTCCATGGTCGGAGCGCTGGGAATTTTGCCTGGGACACTCATTGACCGGGAGATCATGCGGAATACGCTTCTAAAAGTAAAAGACGTCTGGAAGTGGGGCTCCGCCTGGGGCTGGGATTTTCCGATGTGCGCCATGACGGCGGCCCGCCTGGGCGAGCCAGATCTGGCCGTGGATTTCCTCTTGATGGACGCCGCCAAAAATACTTATTTGACCAATGGTCACAATTACCAACGCCCGGGGTTATCGGCT contains:
- a CDS encoding glycoside hydrolase family 65, whose protein sequence is MDRRRIVTRHNPELTKWDPLSPFSTGNGEFAFSADITGLQSFPEQYDVPLGTQSNWGWHYTGGRDRYEYHDAEFQPFETHGRLVGYPMKPGEKAEAYHWLRMNPHRLQLGRLSFRFLRESGEAAEAADVASIRQQLDLWSGVLTSEYTVEGVPVQVITACHPSLDAIGVRVKSKLIGTGRLQVFIRFPAPDMTNTGWAKSVFPDWGNDDRHETNLLEDGGQEALLERTMDEDRYEVRWSWSSGRLERTGPHEFTLFHMSEQGETLEFCVGFAPQSPRTAPVDEVIAASAAHWEAFWQNGAAVDFSGSPDPRAYELERRVVLSQFLCAMHSGGSLPPQETGLMYNSWFGKSHLEMHWWHAAHFPLWGRKELLLKSMDWYTRILPVARELAAEQGYEGARWPKMVDFEGKHCPSPVAPGLIWQQPHPIALAELCYKANPTRELLERFREIVYASADFMVSYAHWDEEKKVYDLGPPLIPAQECHPLAGSKNPPYELEYWKYGLETAIRWAERLQEEPPSSWGEVAGAMAEPPHADGVYLAHEWCPDTFTAKNHDHPSMVGALGILPGTLIDREIMRNTLLKVKDVWKWGSAWGWDFPMCAMTAARLGEPDLAVDFLLMDAAKNTYLTNGHNYQRPGLSAYLPGNGGLLTAIAMMAAGWEGGPQTENPGFPHDGSWSVKSEGLKPWL